In the Podospora pseudocomata strain CBS 415.72m chromosome 5, whole genome shotgun sequence genome, one interval contains:
- a CDS encoding hypothetical protein (COG:S; EggNog:ENOG503P433), which translates to MIPTLTSPALFLTAALAPWAALAAPPAIISYRAAAPPTALPQRATANDLKWQPSLDFDTDGCYNVPAIDAQGNIVEGLPHNWTGYSSNCRDLSDLDNNNVYSRQRCNNGWCIYLYGYYFEKDVAIANFIDPGHTHDWEHIAVWVRQSTNQAEYVGVSQHGEYEIKAASQVRWDGDHPKIVYHKDGVSTHCFRFADASDDNIENHKGVWFRGALVSYNGFPSLAIRDKLFAHDFGKATIGFKDATFAGNIGRAKHSSITFDANLDVGSPGNP; encoded by the coding sequence ATGATCCCCACCCTCACTTCCCCCGCCCTGTTCCTGACAGCGGCACTTGCCCCGTGGGCCGCCTTGGCAGCACCAcccgccatcatctcctACCGTGCCGCGGCCCCCCCAACGGCTCTCCCCCAGAGAGCCACAGCCAATGACCTCAAATGGCAACCATCTCTGGACTTTGACACCGATGGATGCTACAACGTCCCTGCCATCGACGCCCAGGGCAACATTGTGGAGGGTCTCCCCCACAATTGGACCGGCTACTCTTCCAACTGTCGCGATCTCTCCGacctcgacaacaacaacgtcTACTCCCGCCAGCGGTGCAACAACGGCTGGTGCATCTACCTGTACGGGTATTACTTCGAGAAGGAtgtcgccatcgccaacttTATTGACCCCGGCCACACCCACGATTGGGAGCACATTGCCGTGTGGGTCAGGCAAAGCACCAACCAGGCCGAGTATGTCGGCGTCTCACAGCACGGGGAATATGAGATCAAGGCTGCCAGCCAGGTTAGATGGGATGGAGACCACCCCAAGATCGTTTATCACAAGGACGGGGTTAGCACTCACTGCTTCCGCTTTGCCGATGCCAGCGATGACAACATTGAGAACCACAAGGGCGTGTGGTTCAGGGGTGCATTGGTGTCGTATAATGGCTTCCCTTCGCTTGCTATCAGGGACAAGTTGTTTGCGCACGATTTTGGTAAGGCCACTATCGGCTTCAAAGACGCGACTTTCGCTGGGAATATTGGACGGGCGAAGCACAGCTCCATCACTTTCGATGCCAACTTGGATGTTGGGTCGCCTGGAAATCcatga
- a CDS encoding hypothetical protein (EggNog:ENOG503P2DG; COG:G; CAZy:AA9), with product MKASTTLAVLAAAGAQAHYTFPGTKYNGVAQPQWDTVRITQNHYSNGPVTDVNSPLMTCYERDPGVGAPNTLAVTAGSTVTFQVGSSVGHPGPLHFYMAKVPAGKTAKTFDGKGAVWFKIYQDGPSGLGTGSIKWPSDGKTEVSVQIPSCIANGEYLLRVEHIALHSAGSVGGAQLYLSCAQISVTGGSGTLNTGQLVSFPGAYKATDPGILFQLYWPTPTSYTNPGPAPVRC from the exons ATGAAggcttccaccaccctcgcgGTCCTCGCCGCTGCTGGCGCTCAAGCCCACTACACCTTCCCTGGTACCAAGTACAACGGTGTTGCCCAGCCCCAATGGGACACCGTCCGCATCACTCAGAACCACTACTCCAACGGCCCGGTCACCGATGtcaactcccccctcatGACCTGCTACGAGCGTGACCCCGGCGTCGGtgcccccaacaccctcgccgtCACCGCCGGCTCCACCGTCACCTTCCAGGTCGGCTCCTCCGTCGGCCACCCCGGCCCTCTTCACTTCTACATGGCCAAGGTCCCCGCCGGCAAGACGGCCAAGACCTTTGACGGCAAGGGCGCTGTCTGGTTCAAGATCTACCAGGATGGTCCTTCCGGCCTCGGCACAGGTTCCATCAAGTGGCCCAGCGATG GCAAGACCGAGGTCTCGGTCCAGATCCCCAGTTGCATCGCCAACGGCGAGTACCTCCTCCGTGTTGAGCACATCGCTCTCCACTCGGCCGGCAGCGTCGGTGGTGCCCAGCTCTACCTCTCCTGCGCCCAGATCTCCGTCACGGGCGGCTCTGGCACCCTCAACACCGGTCAGCTGGTGTCCTTCCCCGGTGCTTACAAGGCTACCGACCCTGGCATTCTGTTCCAGCTTTATTGGCCTACACCTACCTCTTATACCAACCCTGGCCCTGCTCCCGTCCGCTGCTAA
- a CDS encoding hypothetical protein (EggNog:ENOG503NVEQ; COG:C), translating to MTQPTNSNSKKPPGNNNDSSHHIASSLFPSPSLANNSPLIHNPDYTHLPTLPDGVTLQPPGKLPTTNAATGASAAGVRALTSQAIAFYFRAPVKAFFRTRVDYLAYARAIQEQQLAAYLASSNPTSSNAAWGWFKGRLRGSTPGLIASAVRYHGWRVVPDQVLPPLIANVGVGAVLYTSYLQILGRLHPESALASKRVYPPPSPGETFTAGLLAGGIQSFVAAPLDAVQARYDLGVGGAGMTGSGTTMGGGTKGVVVEGGGNGNGNKGARIARPRSMWTFSREKLAEIGPRGIFAGWGLSLVKDSMGSAVFFSLFEWIKAQGYYGFVGWYYGSLEEDAIVLLSQRRPAGLDGKVGSRRDRLTGEVEREDDRELRMPTIIRPHYAIEPAFLLLAGMGASVAQQVVLHPLGHIQVEHWERLEALDAKARKLKSTEGGSSRRMFKAYRDAYRVTWGECAAEAKTAGLSMRQWLYRGFWWNTIRQVPSTSAGLIIFELVRRKYGLGSDQVKINRDGYDILLT from the coding sequence atgacacaaccaacaaactccaacagcaaaaagcccccaggcaacaacaacgactCATCTCACCACATcgcatcctccctcttccccagcccatccctcgccaacaacagcccctTAATCCACAACCCAGACtacacccacctccccaccctcccagaCGGCGTaaccctccaaccaccaggaaaactccccaccaccaacgcgGCAACCGGCGCCTCAGCCGCCGGCGTCCGcgccctcacctcccagGCCATCGCCTTCTACTTCCGCGCCCCGGTGAAAGCCTTTTTTCGGACAAGGGTTGATTACCTAGCCTATGCCCGGGCGATCCAAGAACAGCAGCTCGCCGCTtacctcgcctcctccaaccctaCGTCGTCTAATGCCGCCTGGGGCTGGTTTAAGGGCCGTTTGAGGGGGAGCACACCCGGCTTGATTGCCTCAGCGGTGAGATATCatgggtggagggtggtgcctGATCAGGTGTTGCCGCCTTTGATTGCAAATGTCGGGGTGGGAGCGGTGCTGTACACGAGTTACCTCCAGATTTTGGGACGGCTTCACCCGGAAAGCGCGCTGGCGAGTAAAAGGGTTTATCCGCCTCCGTCGCCGGGGGAGACGTTTACCGCGGGGCTGTTGGCGGGGGGGATACAGAGTTTTGTGGCTGCACCGTTGGATGCTGTGCAGGCCAGGTATGacttgggggttgggggggcggggatgaCGGGGAGTGGGACTACCATGGGGGGTGGgacgaagggggtggtggtggagggaggtgggaatgggaatggaaaCAAGGGGGCAAGGATTGCCCGGCCCAGGAGCATGTGGACTTTTAGTCGGGAGAAGCTTGCCGAGATTGGACCGAGGGGGATATTCgctgggtgggggttgagtTTGGTGAAGGATAGTATGGGGAGTGCGGTGTTCTTCAGTTTGTTTGAGTGGATCAAGGCGCAGGGGTACTATGGGTTTGTGGGGTGGTATTATGGGAGTTTGGAAGAGGACGCGATTGTGCTGTTGTCGCAGAGGAGACCGGCGGGGCTGGATGGCAAGGTTGGTTCGAGGAGGGACAGGCTTACGGGAgaggtggagagagaggatgatAGGGAGCTGAGAATGCCTACTATTATTCGACCTCATTATGCTATTGAGCCAGCGTTtttgttgcttgctggcaTGGGGGCATCGGTAGCGCAGCAGGTGGTTCTTCATCCGCTGGGTCACATTCAGGTGGAGCATTGGGAAAGGCTCGAGGCGTTGGATGCCAAGGCTAGGAAGCTTAAATCAACTGAAGGGGGAAGCTCGAGAAGAATGTTCAAGGCTTATAGGGATGCATACAGGGTTACATGGGGAGAATGCGCTGCGGAGGCCAAGACGGCCGGGCTGAGCATGCGGCAGTGGTTGTACCGAGGGTTCTGGTGGAACACCATCAGACAAGTTCCAAGCACATCGGCCGGCCTGATCATCTTTGAGCTTGTCCGAAGAAAATATGGTCTTGGCAGCGACCAGGTCAAGATCAATAGGGATGGATACGATATTTTGTTGACGTAA
- a CDS encoding hypothetical protein (EggNog:ENOG503PAKI; COG:S) gives MDDITKTLTQLARKARDARVPYNNDSSQHYAMFSGAISNVLSTEIALFTYAQIIDGLPTDEVAYDRRSPGLHGDHPIEQHVDLCPGTLERAREFRQNFDPAILSFDPKLLKSYRRAAVGSKEFNTRLIELVAAAIHEIAVILFQLDLRLHQGDVDAIVQWKEDDEDVAPRATIFNHPYYLDDDVYPDGVADVVGYWAEDRILGGVTVFDRRAEEATPEQPPNVYFLSCRRRHTDRYWQLLDQQQQDLVDFFLGKSASCPLPTLCTDDNTVRIDEQFAIIQHHVYRDIWERKPPTRQHLRFLANRPQNAGDYPEHAALIESIKRQWDDDLEPETKE, from the coding sequence ATGGATGACATTACCAAGACCCTGACGCAGCTTGCTCGAAAAGCACGCGATGCTCGTGTTCCATATAACAACGACAGCTCCCAACACTATGCAATGTTCAGCGGCGCCATATCCAACGTTTTATCCACTGAGATCGCACTTTTCACCTATGCCCAGATCATTGATGGATTACCCACCGACGAAGTGGCTTACGATCGACGATCGCCTGGTCTTCATGGTGACCATCCCATCGAGCAGCATGTTGACCTTTGCCCCGGCACCCTGGAAAGAGCTCGCGAGTTTCGCCAAAACTTCGACCCAGCCATTCTCTCATTTGACCCCAAACTGCTCAAATCGTACCGAAGAGCAGCGGTGGGCTCGAAGGAATTCAATACGAGGCTGATTGAACTTGTCGCGGCCGCCATCCATGAAATCGCAGTCATTCTGTTTCAACTCGACCTGCGGCTGCATCAAGGCGACGTCGACGCAATCGTCCAGTGgaaggaagatgatgaagacgtgGCCCCCCGAGCAACtatcttcaaccacccctACTATCTCGACGACGATGTCTACCCTGATGGGGTAGCCGATGTTGTCGGATACTGGGCTGAAGATCGTATTCTCGGCGGCGTGACGGTGTTTGACCGGCGCGCCGAAGAAGCCACTCCAGAGCAGCCACCAAATGTATACTTTCTTTCCTGTCGCAGGCGCCACACGGATCGCTACTGGCAGCTACtcgaccagcagcagcaggaccTGGTCGACTTCTTTCTTGGCAAGAGTGCATCATGTCCCCTTCCCACACTTTGTACCGACGACAACACTGTGAGAATTGATGAGCAATTTGCCATCATCCAGCATCATGTGTACCGCGACATATGGGAGCGTAAACCGCCAACCCGACAGCATTTACGGTTCCTTGCAAACCGGCCACAAAACGCAGGTGATTACCCTGAGCACGCGGCGCTGATCGAGTCGATTAAGCGCCAATGGGACGATGACCTTGAGCCCGAGACAAAGGAGTAG
- a CDS encoding hypothetical protein (EggNog:ENOG503PWW4) yields MGSLTIAHELVHFFAGRIIGVPETDTPDKINAPPELSRVKGESGRFWEDKFVGYNIEAFFDPTDPLKEKQAGKLWADKKQSRVAPADQNLVDHAWVKTMLAGTFTPAKVTAPTARRKESEKEMRETRGPAAGDYIDGNAEFATYYQKIKGKPTFTLTGTDLTRVKGIAAKPANIRVP; encoded by the exons ATGGGGAGCTTAACCATTGCCCACGAGCTGGTGCACTTTTTCGCCGGCAGAATCATCGGTGTTCCCGAGACTGACACCCCCGACAAGATCAACGCCCCCCCTGAGCTCTCCAGGGTCAAGGGTGAGTCCGGTCGGTTCTGGGAGGACAAGTTTGTCGGCTACAACATTGAGGCATTCTTTGACCCGACGGATCccctcaaggagaagcaggccgGGAAACTGTGGGCAGACAAGAAGCAAAGCCGCGTTGCCCCAGCCGACCAGAACCTCGTCGATCACGCCTGGGTCAAGACAATGCTCGCTGGAA CCTTCACCCCCGCCAAGGTCACTGCTCCCACAGCCAGACGCAAGGAGAgcgagaaggagatgagAGAAACCAGGGGCCCGGCCGCTGGTGACTACATTGATGGAAACGCCGAATTCGCCACGTACTATCAGAAGATCAAGGGAAAGCCCACCTTCACCCTGACCGGAACCGACCTCACCAGGGTCAAGGGCATTGCAGCAAAGCCCGCCAATATCCGGGTGCCCTAA
- a CDS encoding hypothetical protein (EggNog:ENOG503PMNB), whose amino-acid sequence MQFLTTILAIVTMAGLTVAAPAPEASPEAAPQTPVDLEKRQSLGVFVTQDINWGGRSEHLIVVRGQCLTLGNGWPNVISSFGPDSGLTCTIWDNNGCTGPSFGPITFPGIANLVTIGWNDRINSFRCN is encoded by the exons ATGCaattcctcaccaccattcTCGCCATCGTCACCATGGCCGGCCTTACCGTCgccgcccctgcccctgaaGCCTCCCCCGAGGCCGCTCCTCAAACCCCCGTTGACCT CGAAAAGCGCCAATCCCTCGGCGTCTTCGTCACCCAGGACATCAACTGGGGCGGCCGCTCCGAGcacctcatcgtcgtccgaGGGCAGTGCCTCACCCTCGGCAACGGCTGGCCCAACGTCATCTCTTCCTTTGGGCCTGACAGTGGGTTGACTTGCACCATTTGGGA CAACAACGGCTGCACCGGCCCGTCGTTCGGCCCGATCACCTTCCCTGGCATCGCAAACTTGGTGACTATTGGCTGGAATGATAGAATTAACTCTTTCCGCTGCAACTAA